In a genomic window of Helianthus annuus cultivar XRQ/B chromosome 10, HanXRQr2.0-SUNRISE, whole genome shotgun sequence:
- the LOC110881575 gene encoding ATP-dependent DNA helicase PIF1-like: MRLTVGMNHGDIDKTKEFAKWLLDIGEGKLGGRNDGEAVIDIPQELLITESTNPIGNLINFVYPSILESFNDPNYFQERAILAPKNDVVHEINDTLLAMFPGDHKEYLSSDSICQSENKNGLCNGTRLQVVKLGDRIIEAKVISGNNIGTRTFIPRINLSPSDKRIPFKLQRRQFPIAVCFAMTINKSQGQSLSKVGLFLKQPVFTHGQLYVAVSRVKSMDGLRMLILDVEGNVTNKTTNVVYKEIFSNL, from the exons ATGAGGCTCACTGTTGGCATGAATCATGGTGATATTGACAAGACAAAAGAGTTTGCTAAATGGCTTTTGGATATTGGCGAGGGAAAACTTGGTGGTCGCAACGACGGAGAAGCTGTTATTGATATACCTCAAGAACTGTTGATTACTGAGTCCACTAACCCTATTGGTAATCTGATCAACTTTGTGTATCCGTCGATACTTGAATCGTTCAATGATCCAAATTATTTTCAGGAAAGAGCCATACTTGCTCCTAAGAACGACGTTGTTCACGAGATAAATGATACCTTATTAGCAATGTTTCCTGGTGATCATAAAGAGTATCTAAGTTCAGATTCCATCTGCCAATCTGAGAAT AAAAACGGTCTGTGCAATGGTACGAGATTACAAGTCGTAAAACTTGGTGATCGGATTATTGAAGCAAAAGTCATTTCTGGTAATAATATTGGTACTAGAACTTTTATACCAAGGATCAATCTTTCCCCCTCTGACAAACGAATACCTTTCAAGCTTCAAAGAAGGCAATTCCCCATAGCTGTGTGTTTTGCAATGACGATAAATAAAAGTCAGGGACAGTCGTTATCTAAGGTTGGTTTGTTTCTAAAGCAGCCTGTTTTCACTCACGGACAGCTGTATGTTGCAGTTTCAAGAGTCAAAAGCATGGATGGTTTAAGGATGTTAATATTAGATGTTGAGGGGAACGTTACTAATAAGACTACAAATGTTGTATACAAAGAGATATTCTCAAATTTATAG
- the LOC110884885 gene encoding glycosyltransferase BC10, with amino-acid sequence MKTARAWRGSLKDYIMMSGVRQRPNFKGPNWVIILVCLVSIFLVGLYIYQPRNTAACYIFLSRGCSDLENTPAVPSRELTDEENAARVVFTEILKSSPAAPKNAKVAFMFLTPGPLPFEMLWDKFFQGHDGRFTVYVHASREQPPHVSPYFSGRNIRSEKVDWGKISMVDAERRLLMNALQDPDNQQFVLLSDSCVPLHSFDYVYNYLIFANLSFIDCYDDPGPHGAGGRYSEHMLPEVEFKDFRKGSQWFTMTRKHALIIMADSLYYRKFRLYCRPGFEGRNCYADEHYFQTLFYMIDPAGIANWSVTYVDWSERKWHPRSYKPQDITPKLIKNLTSFDTSLHFTSDEKKTVLKTPCMWNEMRRPCFLFARKFYPETLDNLLQLFSNSTSV; translated from the exons ATGAAGACAGCTAGAGCATGGCGTGGAAGCTTAAAAGACTATATAATGATGTCTGGTGTTCGACAACGACCAAATTTTAAAGGGCCAAACTGGGTTATTATATTAGTGTGCTTAGTCAGCATATTTTTAGTTGGGTTATATATCTATCAGCCCAGGAATACTGCTGCCTGCTATATCTTTTTGTCCCGTGGCTGTTCCGATCTTGAAAACACTCCAGCAGTTCCTTCCAGAGAATTAACAGATGAAGAAAACGCAGCTCGGGTGGTCTTCACGGAAATTTTGAAATCATCTCCTGCTGCTCCAAAGAACGCGAAAGTCGCTTTCATGTTTTTGACTCCTGGCCCATTACCGTTTGAAATGCTATGGGACAAGTTCTTTCAA GGCCATGATGGTAGATTTACTGTTTATGTGCATGCCTCAAGAGAACAACCGCCTCATGTTAGTCCGTACTTCAGTGGTAGAAATATAAGAAGTGAAAAG GTTGATTGGGGGAAAATATCAATGGTTGATGCAGAGAGGAGACTATTAATGAATGCACTTCAAGATCCAGATAATCAACAATTTGTTTTGCTATCTGACAG CTGTGTACCATTGCATAGCTTCGATTATGTGTACAACTACCTAATCTTCGCAAATCTTAGTTTCATTGACTG TTATGACGATCCCGGTCCACATGGAGCTGGTGGAAGGTATTCAGAACATATGTTACCAGAAGTCGAATTTAAGGATTTTCGTAAGGGTTCACAG TGGTTCACTATGACTCGGAAGCATGCTTTAATAATTATGGCTGACAGTCTTTACTACAGGAAGTTCCGGCTTTACTGCAGG CCAGGTTTCGAGGGCCGCAATTGCTACGCTGATGAACATTACTTCCAAACACTTTTCTAT ATGATTGACCCTGCTGGAATTGCAAATTGGTCTGTAACATATGTCGATTGGTCAGAAAGAAAGTGGCACCCGAGGTCTTATAAACCTCAAGATATTACTCCCAAGCTTATTAAAAACCTCACG TCCTTTGATACTAGCCTGCATTTCACAAGTGATGAAAAG AAGACCGTGTTGAAAACACCCTGCATGTGGAATGAAATGAGGCGGCCCTGCTTTCTATTTGCAAGAAAATTTTATCCAGAAACATTGGATAATTTACTGCAGCTTTTCTCAAATTCAACATCAGTCTGA